A window of the Falco rusticolus isolate bFalRus1 chromosome 1, bFalRus1.pri, whole genome shotgun sequence genome harbors these coding sequences:
- the PISD gene encoding phosphatidylserine decarboxylase proenzyme, mitochondrial isoform X2, translating into MCQSNTLQGPDLHTGKWLRSGNGGSGSCAGDQHPQPERPGPAGSAGGTPNRRTRFRLQFPQLALRRRLGQLSCMSRPALKLRSWPLTVLYYLLPFGALKPLTRVGWRPVSRVALYKSVPTRLLSRAWGRLNQVELPTWLRKPVYSLYIWTFGVNMKEAAVEDLHHYRNLSEFFRRKLKPQARPVCCVHSVISPSDGKILNFGQVKTCEVEQVKGVTYSLESFLGPRISTEQLHFSQAPAGNSFQQQLVTKEGNELYHCVIYLAPGDYHCFHSPTDWRVAHRRHFPGSLMSVNPGVARWIKELFCHNERVVLTGDWKYGFFSLTAVGATNVGSIRIYFDQDLHTNSPCYSKGSYNDFSFITNNNKEGIPMRKGEHLGEFNLGSTIVLIFEAPKDFKFHLKAGQKIRFGEALGSL; encoded by the exons ATGTGTCAGTCAAACACCCTGCAGGGACCAGATCTGCACACAGGGAAATG GCTGCGTTCAGGGAACGGCGGCAGCGGCAGCTGTGCCGGGGACCAGCACCCACAGCCGGAGAGGCCAGgcccagctggctctgctggtggTACACCAAATAGGAGAACTCGTTTCAG GTTGCAATTTCCCCAGCTGGCCCTGAGGCGAAGGTTGGGCCAGCTAAGCTGTATGTCTAGGCCTGCTCTGAAACTCCGTTCTTGGCCTCTGACTGTTCTCTATTATCTTCTGCCTTTTGGTGCTCTTAAACCCTTGACCAGAGTGGGATGGAGGCCTGTGAGCAGG GTTGCTCTGTACAAATCGGTACCAACTCGACTGCTCTCGCGAGCCTGGGGTCGCCTGAACCAGGTGGAGCTGCCTACATGGCTCCGCAAGCCCGTTTACAGCCTGTACATCTGGACATTCGGAGTGAATATGAAGGAGGCAGCTGTTGAAGATCTGCATCACTATAGAAACCTCAGCGAATTCTTCCGCAGGAAGCTGAAGCCACAAGCGCGGCCAGTCTGCTGTGTGCACAGTGTG ATTAGTCCCTCTGATGGAAAGATCCTTAATTTTGGACAGGTAAAAACCTGTGAAGTAGAGCAAGTAAAAGGGGTTACTTATTCTCTGGAATCTTTCCTGGGACCTCGCATCTCCACAGAGCAACTGCATTTTAGCCAGG CCCCAGCTGGTAACTCTTTTCAGCAACAACTAGTCACAAAGGAGGGGAATGAGCTGTATCACTGTGTAATCTACCTTGCACCAGGGGATTATCACTGCTTCCACTCACCCACAGACTGGAGAGTGGCACACCGACGTCACTTCCCAG GCTCTCTGATGTCGGTGAATCCTGGAGTTGCCCGCTGGATCAAGGAACTGTTCTGCCACAATGAACGGGTTGTCCTTACAGGTGACTGGAAGTACggctttttctctttaacagcCGTGGGTGCCACAAATGTGGGCTCTATCCGCATCTACTTTGACCAG GATTTGCATACCAACAGTCCATGTTACTCTAAAGGTTCCTACAATGACTTCAGCTTCATAACCAACAACAACAAGGAGGGGATCCCCATGAGGAAGGGGGAACATTTAGGGGAATTTAACTTAGGCTCCACGATCGTACTGATCTTCGAGGCACCCAAGGACTTCAAATTCCACCTCAAAGCCGGACAGAAGATCCGCTTTGGAGAAGCGCTGGGCTCTCTATAG
- the PISD gene encoding phosphatidylserine decarboxylase proenzyme, mitochondrial isoform X1 gives MVRCYKALSNPPPSCYNLHKVKIHVRRLRSGNGGSGSCAGDQHPQPERPGPAGSAGGTPNRRTRFRLQFPQLALRRRLGQLSCMSRPALKLRSWPLTVLYYLLPFGALKPLTRVGWRPVSRVALYKSVPTRLLSRAWGRLNQVELPTWLRKPVYSLYIWTFGVNMKEAAVEDLHHYRNLSEFFRRKLKPQARPVCCVHSVISPSDGKILNFGQVKTCEVEQVKGVTYSLESFLGPRISTEQLHFSQAPAGNSFQQQLVTKEGNELYHCVIYLAPGDYHCFHSPTDWRVAHRRHFPGSLMSVNPGVARWIKELFCHNERVVLTGDWKYGFFSLTAVGATNVGSIRIYFDQDLHTNSPCYSKGSYNDFSFITNNNKEGIPMRKGEHLGEFNLGSTIVLIFEAPKDFKFHLKAGQKIRFGEALGSL, from the exons ATGGTGAGATGCTATAAAGCTTTATCTAACCCTCCACCCTCTTGCTACAACCTCCACAAAGTTAAAATTCATGTCCGGAGGCTGCGTTCAGGGAACGGCGGCAGCGGCAGCTGTGCCGGGGACCAGCACCCACAGCCGGAGAGGCCAGgcccagctggctctgctggtggTACACCAAATAGGAGAACTCGTTTCAG GTTGCAATTTCCCCAGCTGGCCCTGAGGCGAAGGTTGGGCCAGCTAAGCTGTATGTCTAGGCCTGCTCTGAAACTCCGTTCTTGGCCTCTGACTGTTCTCTATTATCTTCTGCCTTTTGGTGCTCTTAAACCCTTGACCAGAGTGGGATGGAGGCCTGTGAGCAGG GTTGCTCTGTACAAATCGGTACCAACTCGACTGCTCTCGCGAGCCTGGGGTCGCCTGAACCAGGTGGAGCTGCCTACATGGCTCCGCAAGCCCGTTTACAGCCTGTACATCTGGACATTCGGAGTGAATATGAAGGAGGCAGCTGTTGAAGATCTGCATCACTATAGAAACCTCAGCGAATTCTTCCGCAGGAAGCTGAAGCCACAAGCGCGGCCAGTCTGCTGTGTGCACAGTGTG ATTAGTCCCTCTGATGGAAAGATCCTTAATTTTGGACAGGTAAAAACCTGTGAAGTAGAGCAAGTAAAAGGGGTTACTTATTCTCTGGAATCTTTCCTGGGACCTCGCATCTCCACAGAGCAACTGCATTTTAGCCAGG CCCCAGCTGGTAACTCTTTTCAGCAACAACTAGTCACAAAGGAGGGGAATGAGCTGTATCACTGTGTAATCTACCTTGCACCAGGGGATTATCACTGCTTCCACTCACCCACAGACTGGAGAGTGGCACACCGACGTCACTTCCCAG GCTCTCTGATGTCGGTGAATCCTGGAGTTGCCCGCTGGATCAAGGAACTGTTCTGCCACAATGAACGGGTTGTCCTTACAGGTGACTGGAAGTACggctttttctctttaacagcCGTGGGTGCCACAAATGTGGGCTCTATCCGCATCTACTTTGACCAG GATTTGCATACCAACAGTCCATGTTACTCTAAAGGTTCCTACAATGACTTCAGCTTCATAACCAACAACAACAAGGAGGGGATCCCCATGAGGAAGGGGGAACATTTAGGGGAATTTAACTTAGGCTCCACGATCGTACTGATCTTCGAGGCACCCAAGGACTTCAAATTCCACCTCAAAGCCGGACAGAAGATCCGCTTTGGAGAAGCGCTGGGCTCTCTATAG
- the PISD gene encoding phosphatidylserine decarboxylase proenzyme, mitochondrial isoform X4, protein MCQSNTLQGPDLHTGKWLQFPQLALRRRLGQLSCMSRPALKLRSWPLTVLYYLLPFGALKPLTRVGWRPVSRVALYKSVPTRLLSRAWGRLNQVELPTWLRKPVYSLYIWTFGVNMKEAAVEDLHHYRNLSEFFRRKLKPQARPVCCVHSVISPSDGKILNFGQVKTCEVEQVKGVTYSLESFLGPRISTEQLHFSQAPAGNSFQQQLVTKEGNELYHCVIYLAPGDYHCFHSPTDWRVAHRRHFPGSLMSVNPGVARWIKELFCHNERVVLTGDWKYGFFSLTAVGATNVGSIRIYFDQDLHTNSPCYSKGSYNDFSFITNNNKEGIPMRKGEHLGEFNLGSTIVLIFEAPKDFKFHLKAGQKIRFGEALGSL, encoded by the exons ATGTGTCAGTCAAACACCCTGCAGGGACCAGATCTGCACACAGGGAAATG GTTGCAATTTCCCCAGCTGGCCCTGAGGCGAAGGTTGGGCCAGCTAAGCTGTATGTCTAGGCCTGCTCTGAAACTCCGTTCTTGGCCTCTGACTGTTCTCTATTATCTTCTGCCTTTTGGTGCTCTTAAACCCTTGACCAGAGTGGGATGGAGGCCTGTGAGCAGG GTTGCTCTGTACAAATCGGTACCAACTCGACTGCTCTCGCGAGCCTGGGGTCGCCTGAACCAGGTGGAGCTGCCTACATGGCTCCGCAAGCCCGTTTACAGCCTGTACATCTGGACATTCGGAGTGAATATGAAGGAGGCAGCTGTTGAAGATCTGCATCACTATAGAAACCTCAGCGAATTCTTCCGCAGGAAGCTGAAGCCACAAGCGCGGCCAGTCTGCTGTGTGCACAGTGTG ATTAGTCCCTCTGATGGAAAGATCCTTAATTTTGGACAGGTAAAAACCTGTGAAGTAGAGCAAGTAAAAGGGGTTACTTATTCTCTGGAATCTTTCCTGGGACCTCGCATCTCCACAGAGCAACTGCATTTTAGCCAGG CCCCAGCTGGTAACTCTTTTCAGCAACAACTAGTCACAAAGGAGGGGAATGAGCTGTATCACTGTGTAATCTACCTTGCACCAGGGGATTATCACTGCTTCCACTCACCCACAGACTGGAGAGTGGCACACCGACGTCACTTCCCAG GCTCTCTGATGTCGGTGAATCCTGGAGTTGCCCGCTGGATCAAGGAACTGTTCTGCCACAATGAACGGGTTGTCCTTACAGGTGACTGGAAGTACggctttttctctttaacagcCGTGGGTGCCACAAATGTGGGCTCTATCCGCATCTACTTTGACCAG GATTTGCATACCAACAGTCCATGTTACTCTAAAGGTTCCTACAATGACTTCAGCTTCATAACCAACAACAACAAGGAGGGGATCCCCATGAGGAAGGGGGAACATTTAGGGGAATTTAACTTAGGCTCCACGATCGTACTGATCTTCGAGGCACCCAAGGACTTCAAATTCCACCTCAAAGCCGGACAGAAGATCCGCTTTGGAGAAGCGCTGGGCTCTCTATAG
- the PISD gene encoding phosphatidylserine decarboxylase proenzyme, mitochondrial isoform X5: MSRPALKLRSWPLTVLYYLLPFGALKPLTRVGWRPVSRVALYKSVPTRLLSRAWGRLNQVELPTWLRKPVYSLYIWTFGVNMKEAAVEDLHHYRNLSEFFRRKLKPQARPVCCVHSVISPSDGKILNFGQVKTCEVEQVKGVTYSLESFLGPRISTEQLHFSQAPAGNSFQQQLVTKEGNELYHCVIYLAPGDYHCFHSPTDWRVAHRRHFPGSLMSVNPGVARWIKELFCHNERVVLTGDWKYGFFSLTAVGATNVGSIRIYFDQDLHTNSPCYSKGSYNDFSFITNNNKEGIPMRKGEHLGEFNLGSTIVLIFEAPKDFKFHLKAGQKIRFGEALGSL; this comes from the exons ATGTCTAGGCCTGCTCTGAAACTCCGTTCTTGGCCTCTGACTGTTCTCTATTATCTTCTGCCTTTTGGTGCTCTTAAACCCTTGACCAGAGTGGGATGGAGGCCTGTGAGCAGG GTTGCTCTGTACAAATCGGTACCAACTCGACTGCTCTCGCGAGCCTGGGGTCGCCTGAACCAGGTGGAGCTGCCTACATGGCTCCGCAAGCCCGTTTACAGCCTGTACATCTGGACATTCGGAGTGAATATGAAGGAGGCAGCTGTTGAAGATCTGCATCACTATAGAAACCTCAGCGAATTCTTCCGCAGGAAGCTGAAGCCACAAGCGCGGCCAGTCTGCTGTGTGCACAGTGTG ATTAGTCCCTCTGATGGAAAGATCCTTAATTTTGGACAGGTAAAAACCTGTGAAGTAGAGCAAGTAAAAGGGGTTACTTATTCTCTGGAATCTTTCCTGGGACCTCGCATCTCCACAGAGCAACTGCATTTTAGCCAGG CCCCAGCTGGTAACTCTTTTCAGCAACAACTAGTCACAAAGGAGGGGAATGAGCTGTATCACTGTGTAATCTACCTTGCACCAGGGGATTATCACTGCTTCCACTCACCCACAGACTGGAGAGTGGCACACCGACGTCACTTCCCAG GCTCTCTGATGTCGGTGAATCCTGGAGTTGCCCGCTGGATCAAGGAACTGTTCTGCCACAATGAACGGGTTGTCCTTACAGGTGACTGGAAGTACggctttttctctttaacagcCGTGGGTGCCACAAATGTGGGCTCTATCCGCATCTACTTTGACCAG GATTTGCATACCAACAGTCCATGTTACTCTAAAGGTTCCTACAATGACTTCAGCTTCATAACCAACAACAACAAGGAGGGGATCCCCATGAGGAAGGGGGAACATTTAGGGGAATTTAACTTAGGCTCCACGATCGTACTGATCTTCGAGGCACCCAAGGACTTCAAATTCCACCTCAAAGCCGGACAGAAGATCCGCTTTGGAGAAGCGCTGGGCTCTCTATAG